The genomic DNA CGCCATGGCCGCTCCTGCCGCCCTGGTCAACCCAGGCCTGGAACAGACTACCGGCACCACCCCCAACTGCTTCACGCAGGCAGGCTGGGGCCAGCACACCGTCAACTGGGCCATCACCGCCGATGCACACAGCGGCACCAAAGCCCAATCCGTCACCATCAGCAACTACGTCAACGGTGACCGTAAGCTGATGATGACCGAGAGCGACGCCTGTGGTCCGGCTGCCACACCTGGCACCGCCTACAAGCTTTCTGTCTGGTACAAATCGACCTCCGCCCGGAACTCACTGACCGTCTTCCGTCACTCGGCCGCTGGCTGGGCCTACTGGACCGACCTGGCCGCCCCGACCGCCAGCACCACCTGGAAGCAGGTGAGTGTCAACACGCCGGTCGTACCGGCAGGCACCGACCAGATTGCCTTCGGCCTTTCGCTTTCCGGCAATGGCACCCTGGTGACTGATGACTACGGTTTTGAAGCCATCGGCGGCACCACACCTACCAACCCGACTCCTACCAATCCTACGCCCACCAACCCGACGCCTACCACCGGTGAGCTGACCAAGAACCCTGGCCTTGAGCTGGGCGGCAACCCGCCAGCCGACTGGTTTGTTGCCGGTTGGGGTAACGCCAACCTGCAGACCGCAGTCGTCGGCGGCGCCCACGGCGGCACCCGCGCCCACTCAATCACCCTGAGCGGCCGCACCGAAGGCGACTACAAATTGCTGCCAACCGAAGCCGCCTCTCCCGCGGTGACTCCTGGCGACAAGTACAACCTGTCTGCCTGGTATAAATCGACCACCGCCAGCAACAGCGTCACCGTCTTTGCCCACACTGCCGCCGGCTGGGGCTACTGGACCGACCTGAAGACCGTTCCAGCTGCTACTGCCTGGACCCAGATGACCGCTACTACGCCGGCCATTCCGGCGGGCGTCGACGCCATCGCCTGGGGTATCACCATCTACGGTAACGGCACCCTTATCACTGACGACTACTCAACCACCAAGGTCGCCGCAACGACCACGCCGACGACTCCGACCACTCCGCCGGCCACCGGCAACGCCGCCAACGGCCAGTGGAGCGTCATGAACTACAACATCCCGGTCCGCTCTTCGCACGCCACCGTCCTCAAGAACGGCAAGGTGCTGCTGATTGCCGGTTCTGGCAACGACCTTGACGCATTCAACGCCGGCTCCTTCAAGGCTTCCATCTGGGACCCGATTTCCGGCACCTTCATTACCCTTGATGTACCGAAGGACATGTTCTGCGCCGGCCACGTCACGCTTGGCGACGGCCGCGTCCTCATCCAGGGCGGCACCAAGTCATACCCCAGCACGCCTGGCGGCGGTGACTACGGCGGTCTGAAGGACTCTTGGATCTTCAACCCCGACACCAACACCTTTACCGCCACCAACGACGCCAACGAAGGCCACTGGTACCCGACGCTGACCCAGCTCGGTGACGGTGACATCTGGATGGCCGGCGGTCTGAAGGAAGACACCAGCGGCGCCGTCAACACCGAGAAGTTCGATGTCGAGACCGGCCGCTGGCTGCCAGGCGACCAGGTCGCCCAAAGCTGGTCATTCTGGGGCCTCTACCCGCACATGTACCTGATGGGCGACGGCCGGCTGTTCTACAGCGGTGGCCACGTCTTCGGTAACGGCCTGCCAGGCACCGGCGCCTCCATCTACAACCCGAACACCGGTGCCATCGCCGACGTGCCGGGCCTGCGCGGCAAAGACATGCGCGACCAGTCATCCTCCATCCTGCTGCCACCAGCCCAGGACCAGAAGGTGCTGATCACGGGTGGCGGTAACATCGACACCCAGAACCCGGGTATCAACCTGACCGACATTATCGACCTCAAGGCTGCCAACCCGGCCTACGTACCCGGCCCGAACCTGCCCGGCGAAGGCAAGATGTACGTCAACGGCACCACACTCCCAGACCGCACCGTTCTCTTCAGCAACGGCAGCCGCCTGAACCGCGACGACGCCACCAACGTCCTCTCTGCCGCCATTTACGACCCGGCCACCAACACTATGCGCTCAGTCGCTGCCGACCCGATCGGCCGCAACTACCACTCGACCGCAGTGCTGCTGCCTGACGGCCGCGTCGTAGCCATGGGCTCCAACCCTGGCGATGGCACCTTCGAGATGCGGATCTCGGTCTACCAGCCAAGCTACCTCTTTAAGACCGCCCGCCCGACCATCTCCGGCGTCCCGGCTGAGACCACCTACGGCCAGCAGTTCAAGTTCAACGTCAACGTTGCTTCCGGCAAGACCGTCAAGTGGGCACAGCTGACCCGCCCGATGTCCGTGACACACCAGATGGACGCCAACATGCGCCTGGTCGACCTGCCTGTCAGCGTCGCCGGCGGCGTGGCTACCGTCAACGTCACCGCTAACCGCAACATGCTGCCCCCTGGGCCGTACATGCTGACCGTCACCGACTCCGACGGCGTCCCATCGACTGCCGCCTGGGTACTGGTCAAATAACTAGCTAAGCCATAAAAGGGAGGCACCATGGCCCGCACGCTCCACAAGAAATCCGGCACGGCATCGCGCCCGTCGCTCGCCATCAGCAAACAGCGGAGTGGCATCCTGCGCTCCGCCCGGGGCAAGGCGTTGGCATTGATTGCCGCCGCCATCCTGCTGGTCGGCGCTGCTGCGGCCATTACCTTTGCCACCGGCACCGGCGCTCCGAGCGCCGCCCAGGAGGAATACCAGAAACAACTGCAAAGCCAGGTTGAAAGCGGCGACGGCGCTCCGCTCAGCGGCCGCGATCCGGCCAGCCAGCCGCAGAACAGCCTGCAATCAGCCGCCTCAAAGCCGATCGGCACTGAGAGCAACATTCAGACACCCGACGATGGCAGCACGCCTGCCGCCGGCGTCAACACTGACCACAGTGGGCACACGGGACACACGCCGGTGCCTG from Candidatus Saccharibacteria bacterium includes the following:
- a CDS encoding DUF1929 domain-containing protein; translated protein: MKAFQNIRSSVTSSKRLIERAKSAALVSVAVLIAAAGTGIFTLPAPVAMAAPAALVNPGLEQTTGTTPNCFTQAGWGQHTVNWAITADAHSGTKAQSVTISNYVNGDRKLMMTESDACGPAATPGTAYKLSVWYKSTSARNSLTVFRHSAAGWAYWTDLAAPTASTTWKQVSVNTPVVPAGTDQIAFGLSLSGNGTLVTDDYGFEAIGGTTPTNPTPTNPTPTNPTPTTGELTKNPGLELGGNPPADWFVAGWGNANLQTAVVGGAHGGTRAHSITLSGRTEGDYKLLPTEAASPAVTPGDKYNLSAWYKSTTASNSVTVFAHTAAGWGYWTDLKTVPAATAWTQMTATTPAIPAGVDAIAWGITIYGNGTLITDDYSTTKVAATTTPTTPTTPPATGNAANGQWSVMNYNIPVRSSHATVLKNGKVLLIAGSGNDLDAFNAGSFKASIWDPISGTFITLDVPKDMFCAGHVTLGDGRVLIQGGTKSYPSTPGGGDYGGLKDSWIFNPDTNTFTATNDANEGHWYPTLTQLGDGDIWMAGGLKEDTSGAVNTEKFDVETGRWLPGDQVAQSWSFWGLYPHMYLMGDGRLFYSGGHVFGNGLPGTGASIYNPNTGAIADVPGLRGKDMRDQSSSILLPPAQDQKVLITGGGNIDTQNPGINLTDIIDLKAANPAYVPGPNLPGEGKMYVNGTTLPDRTVLFSNGSRLNRDDATNVLSAAIYDPATNTMRSVAADPIGRNYHSTAVLLPDGRVVAMGSNPGDGTFEMRISVYQPSYLFKTARPTISGVPAETTYGQQFKFNVNVASGKTVKWAQLTRPMSVTHQMDANMRLVDLPVSVAGGVATVNVTANRNMLPPGPYMLTVTDSDGVPSTAAWVLVK